Proteins encoded within one genomic window of Actinoplanes octamycinicus:
- a CDS encoding RDD family protein — protein MNAVPPAVPAASAVGTPASSSAGPASPTGPGLVPAGPASSGPGLATAGLGLVTSGSASSGTGLVTAEAVALDLRPARLGSRAIALAIDILVELALAGMVMLVVGIVLAMLPDSVVDDALVSGMMTIVLAVVLLAYPTIVETKTNGRSPGKSAMGLRVIREDGGPITVRHAFTRSLIGFTVEWPGLLLPFLTWAGSLVTMIASDKGRRLGDLAAGTLVVHERRPVPFRFVPGMPGGLAPWAATADLSAVDDELAGQVRQYLSRAAELSEPYNSSLLHMLAYEVGARVTPPPPAGTPPWLFLCAVLAERRRRSAAQLAAGRLVTERVLPGFGRAGRSFPAMPVRPASPSR, from the coding sequence GTGAACGCCGTCCCGCCCGCTGTTCCCGCCGCCTCCGCGGTCGGCACCCCGGCCTCGTCCAGCGCCGGTCCCGCGTCGCCGACCGGCCCCGGGCTGGTCCCCGCCGGTCCCGCGTCGAGCGGCCCCGGGCTGGCCACGGCCGGCCTCGGGCTGGTTACCTCCGGGTCCGCGTCGAGCGGCACCGGGCTGGTCACGGCCGAGGCCGTCGCGCTCGACCTGCGGCCGGCCCGGCTCGGCTCCCGGGCGATCGCGCTGGCGATCGACATCCTGGTGGAACTCGCGCTGGCCGGCATGGTGATGCTGGTGGTCGGCATCGTGCTGGCCATGCTGCCGGACAGCGTCGTCGACGACGCGCTGGTCAGCGGCATGATGACGATCGTGCTCGCGGTCGTGCTGCTCGCCTACCCGACGATCGTCGAGACCAAGACCAACGGGCGCAGCCCGGGCAAGTCCGCGATGGGGCTGCGGGTGATCCGCGAGGACGGCGGCCCGATCACGGTACGACACGCGTTCACCCGCTCCCTGATCGGTTTCACCGTCGAGTGGCCCGGCCTGCTGCTGCCCTTCCTCACCTGGGCCGGCAGCCTGGTCACGATGATCGCCTCGGACAAGGGCCGCCGCCTCGGCGACCTGGCCGCCGGCACCCTGGTCGTGCACGAGCGACGCCCGGTCCCGTTCCGTTTCGTCCCCGGCATGCCGGGCGGTCTCGCCCCGTGGGCCGCGACCGCCGACCTGTCCGCCGTCGACGACGAGCTCGCCGGCCAGGTGCGGCAGTACCTGTCCCGCGCCGCGGAGCTGAGCGAGCCGTACAACAGCAGTCTGTTGCACATGCTCGCGTACGAGGTGGGCGCCCGGGTGACGCCGCCCCCGCCGGCCGGCACCCCGCCGTGGCTGTTCCTCTGCGCGGTGCTGGCCGAGCGCCGCCGCCGGTCGGCCGCGCAGCTGGCCGCCGGACGCCTGGTCACCGAGCGGGTGCTGCCCGGCTTCGGGCGCGCCGGCCGCTCGTTCCCAGCGATGCCGGTCCGTCCCGCCTCCCCGTCCCGCTGA
- a CDS encoding stage II sporulation protein M produces MMDLDAYVAERGGEWHRLEVLATRRDLTAAEVDELVVLYQRAATHLSVLRSRNPDPIMLAELSRLVLAGRAAVTGRSGRGFWRPVADFVVFRFPGALYRTRRWWGTLAVLLVAACAALIWYMAANPDVLALFASDAEIDKVVDQDFVGYYSEYHAQNFALQVWTNNALLTAQCLAAGVLILPVFYLLATNLLNTGVVGGMMVSQDAGDTFLTYLAPHGLLEITCLFVGAGVGLRLGWSWIAPGPLRTRRESLVAWAREGMVVAVGLVPTLAVAGVLEAFVTPSGLPAPVRIGIGALVWLTFLGYALVWGRIADENRPAGPDRADLPTA; encoded by the coding sequence ATGATGGATCTCGACGCGTATGTGGCCGAGCGCGGCGGCGAGTGGCACCGGCTCGAGGTGCTGGCGACCCGGCGTGACCTGACCGCCGCCGAGGTCGACGAGTTGGTCGTGCTCTATCAGCGGGCGGCCACCCACCTGTCCGTGCTGCGCAGCCGCAACCCGGATCCGATCATGTTGGCCGAGCTGTCCCGCCTGGTGCTGGCCGGCCGGGCGGCGGTGACCGGCCGCAGCGGCCGGGGCTTCTGGCGGCCGGTCGCCGACTTCGTGGTCTTCCGGTTCCCCGGCGCGCTGTACCGGACCCGCCGATGGTGGGGCACGCTCGCCGTGCTGCTGGTCGCCGCCTGCGCCGCGCTGATCTGGTACATGGCCGCCAACCCGGACGTGCTCGCCCTCTTCGCCAGCGACGCGGAGATCGACAAGGTGGTCGACCAGGACTTCGTCGGCTACTACAGCGAGTACCACGCGCAGAACTTCGCCTTGCAGGTGTGGACGAACAACGCCCTGCTGACCGCGCAGTGCCTGGCCGCCGGGGTGCTCATCCTGCCGGTGTTCTACCTGCTCGCGACGAACCTGCTGAACACCGGCGTGGTCGGCGGGATGATGGTCAGCCAGGACGCCGGCGACACCTTCCTGACCTATCTGGCGCCGCACGGCCTGCTGGAGATCACCTGCCTGTTCGTCGGCGCCGGGGTGGGCCTGCGGCTGGGCTGGTCGTGGATCGCGCCGGGCCCGCTGCGCACCCGGCGCGAGTCGCTGGTCGCCTGGGCCCGGGAGGGCATGGTGGTCGCGGTCGGCCTGGTGCCAACGCTGGCGGTGGCCGGTGTCCTGGAGGCCTTCGTCACCCCGTCCGGGCTGCCGGCCCCGGTCCGGATCGGCATCGGCGCCCTGGTCTGGCTGACCTTCCTGGGGTACGCCCTGGTGTGGGGCCGGATCGCGGACGAGAACCGGCCGGCCGGGCCGGACCGCGCCGACCTGCCGACCGCCTAG
- a CDS encoding DUF58 domain-containing protein has product MITRRFAVLLAIGLPLPALLPSPWLVVAGVLALAAALALVDLAVAGSLAGVRLRRDGDRTVWLGHSASTTLTVTNAGARPIRLGLRDSWVPSAGAGSQAHQVELAPGAEHAFTTTLTPTRHGDRPAVRVTLRSYGPLGLAYRQRRRAWNDTMTPAWTLRVLPRFPSRRILPEKLARIRVLDGTVVTRGRGHGTEFDVLREYVIGDDVRSIDWRASARHHDVVVRTWRPERDRRVICVLDTGRTSAVRIGDAPRLDASIDAALLLSVLAARADDRVDLIALDSAVRTRVEGGGHRTQLPRLIDAMASLEPALAESDFALLARELLRRDRKRSLVVIFTALDTAPMIEGLLPVLPRLAARHKVIVAGVRDPAVARLAVLGPSESVTAADVHTAAAAERVLHERDRVRDVLARSGATVVDADADTFASQVADVYLLLKASGRL; this is encoded by the coding sequence ATGATCACCAGGCGTTTCGCCGTCCTGCTCGCGATCGGCCTGCCGCTGCCCGCGCTGCTGCCGTCGCCGTGGCTGGTGGTGGCCGGGGTGCTGGCCCTCGCGGCGGCGCTCGCCCTGGTCGACCTGGCGGTGGCCGGCTCGCTCGCCGGGGTGCGGCTGCGCCGCGACGGGGACCGGACGGTGTGGCTGGGCCACTCGGCCAGCACCACGCTGACCGTCACCAACGCCGGGGCGCGGCCGATCCGGCTCGGGCTGCGGGACAGCTGGGTGCCGTCGGCCGGCGCCGGGTCGCAGGCCCACCAGGTCGAGCTGGCGCCGGGCGCCGAGCACGCGTTCACCACCACGCTGACCCCGACCCGGCACGGCGACCGGCCGGCGGTGCGGGTGACGCTGCGGTCGTACGGGCCGCTCGGGCTCGCCTACCGGCAGCGGCGGCGGGCGTGGAACGACACGATGACGCCGGCCTGGACGCTGCGGGTGCTGCCGCGCTTCCCGTCCCGGCGGATCCTGCCGGAGAAACTCGCCCGGATCCGGGTGCTGGACGGGACCGTGGTCACCCGCGGCCGCGGTCACGGCACCGAGTTCGACGTGCTCCGGGAGTACGTGATCGGCGACGACGTGCGCTCGATCGACTGGCGGGCCAGCGCCCGGCACCACGACGTGGTGGTCCGCACCTGGCGGCCGGAACGCGACCGCCGGGTGATCTGCGTGCTGGACACCGGCCGCACCTCGGCGGTCCGGATCGGCGACGCGCCCCGGCTGGACGCCTCGATCGACGCGGCGCTGCTGCTGTCCGTGCTGGCCGCCCGGGCCGACGACCGGGTCGACCTGATCGCCCTGGACAGCGCGGTGCGCACCCGGGTCGAGGGCGGCGGGCACCGGACCCAGCTGCCCCGGCTGATCGACGCGATGGCGTCGCTCGAACCGGCCCTGGCCGAGAGCGACTTCGCGCTGCTCGCCCGGGAGCTGCTGCGCCGGGACCGGAAACGCTCCCTCGTGGTGATCTTCACGGCGCTGGACACCGCCCCGATGATCGAGGGCCTGCTGCCGGTGCTGCCGCGGCTCGCCGCCCGGCACAAGGTGATCGTGGCCGGCGTCCGGGACCCGGCGGTCGCCAGGCTGGCCGTGCTCGGCCCGAGCGAGTCGGTGACGGCGGCGGACGTGCACACCGCGGCGGCCGCCGAGCGGGTGCTGCACGAGCGGGACCGGGTCCGGGACGTGCTGGCCCGCTCCGGGGCGACCGTGGTGGACGCCGACGCGGACACCTTCGCCAGCCAGGTCGCCGACGTCTACCTGCTGCTCAAGGCGTCCGGGCGACTCTAG
- a CDS encoding AAA family ATPase, with product MTPDAHEARLALGRLRAEVGKAVVGQDAVVGGVLVALLCGGHVLLEGVPGVAKTLLIRSLATALDLDTKRVQFTPDLMPGDVTGSLVYDSRTAAFNFRAGPVFTNLLLADEINRTPPKTQAALLEAMEERQVSVDGTPRPLPQPFLVAATQNPIEYEGTYPLPEAQLDRFLLKLVVPLPERDAELAVLRAHHNGFDPRDLKAAGVNPVAGAADLAAGRAAVQRVQVADPVLAYIVDLCRATRVAPALELGASPRGATALLATAKAHAWLNGRDYVVPDDVKGYTLPTLRHRVRLRADAELDGVTVESVLAAVLAAVPAPR from the coding sequence GTGACCCCCGATGCCCATGAAGCCCGCCTCGCCCTGGGCCGGCTGCGCGCCGAGGTCGGCAAAGCCGTCGTCGGCCAGGACGCGGTTGTCGGCGGTGTCCTGGTGGCCCTGCTCTGCGGCGGCCACGTGCTGCTCGAGGGTGTCCCCGGCGTCGCCAAGACGCTGCTGATCCGGTCCCTGGCCACCGCGCTCGACCTGGACACCAAGCGGGTCCAGTTCACCCCCGACCTGATGCCCGGTGACGTCACCGGCTCGCTGGTCTACGACTCGCGGACCGCCGCGTTCAACTTCCGGGCCGGTCCGGTCTTCACCAACCTGCTGCTCGCCGACGAGATCAACCGGACGCCGCCGAAGACCCAGGCCGCGCTGCTCGAGGCGATGGAGGAGCGCCAGGTCAGCGTGGACGGCACGCCGCGCCCGCTGCCGCAGCCGTTCCTGGTCGCCGCCACGCAGAACCCGATCGAGTACGAGGGCACCTACCCGCTGCCCGAGGCCCAGCTCGACCGGTTCCTGCTCAAACTGGTCGTGCCGCTGCCCGAGCGGGACGCCGAGCTGGCCGTGCTGCGCGCCCACCACAACGGTTTCGACCCGCGTGACCTCAAAGCCGCCGGGGTGAACCCGGTCGCCGGCGCCGCCGACCTGGCCGCCGGGCGGGCCGCCGTGCAGCGCGTGCAGGTCGCCGACCCGGTGCTTGCCTACATCGTGGACCTGTGCCGGGCCACCCGGGTCGCCCCGGCGCTGGAGCTGGGCGCCTCCCCGCGGGGCGCGACCGCGCTGCTGGCCACCGCCAAGGCGCACGCCTGGCTGAACGGGCGTGACTACGTGGTGCCGGACGACGTGAAGGGCTACACCCTGCCCACCCTGCGCCACCGGGTCCGGCTGCGCGCCGACGCCGAGCTGGACGGGGTCACCGTCGAGTCGGTGCTGGCCGCGGTCCTGGCCGCGGTGCCGGCCCCGCGATGA
- a CDS encoding DUF4350 domain-containing protein yields MTATAGDVRPEVVPKPQRDRRWLRVAIPFLVLFTLLTGTLIAHAIEQPDPEDAAYLSPISGEGIGSAVLAGRLRERGVTVVRETTSTEALRELWSSRDGATLFLSTPGLVDLGKVSDFGDLPPGTRVVVAAPPAAALRSSNWPVAVSGSRWTTAVTEPGCTDPVATAAGPAAVHNLRFAPETASNCYDDSLMTVITGGVTVTFVGAADPFRNDRIDEHGNNALAVGLLAQTARVVWLDAHQREVPPAFSPPPKSKKPEPRRSTSTAQPTDTDQPDETEPVDEPTQAQQDEPNPLAEAFPPAFWATLALLALVLLALAVAAARRLGTPVAEPLPSRVPANETMLGHAQLYQRARARTASLDVLRAAARRRLTEHLGLPPDATITDIAEHAGYETDDVREILAGVHPDDDDELIAAAIAVQDLVREITGFEGDQP; encoded by the coding sequence ATGACCGCCACCGCCGGCGACGTGCGCCCGGAGGTCGTGCCGAAACCGCAGCGCGACCGGCGCTGGCTGCGCGTCGCGATCCCGTTCCTGGTGCTGTTCACCCTGCTCACCGGCACGCTGATCGCGCACGCCATCGAGCAGCCCGACCCGGAGGACGCCGCCTACCTGTCGCCGATCAGCGGCGAGGGGATCGGCTCCGCCGTGCTCGCCGGCCGGTTGCGCGAGCGCGGCGTGACGGTCGTCCGGGAGACCACCAGCACCGAGGCGCTGCGCGAGCTGTGGAGTTCCCGGGACGGCGCCACCCTGTTCCTCAGCACCCCCGGGCTGGTCGACCTGGGCAAGGTCAGCGACTTCGGCGACCTGCCGCCCGGCACCCGGGTCGTGGTGGCCGCCCCGCCGGCGGCGGCGCTGCGGTCGAGCAACTGGCCGGTCGCGGTCTCCGGCAGCCGCTGGACCACCGCGGTCACCGAGCCCGGCTGCACCGACCCGGTCGCCACCGCGGCCGGTCCGGCCGCCGTGCACAACCTGCGCTTCGCCCCGGAGACCGCGTCGAACTGCTACGACGACTCGCTGATGACGGTGATCACCGGCGGCGTCACGGTCACCTTCGTCGGCGCCGCCGACCCGTTCCGCAACGACCGGATCGACGAGCACGGCAACAACGCGCTCGCCGTCGGCCTGCTGGCGCAGACCGCCCGGGTGGTCTGGCTGGACGCGCATCAGCGCGAGGTGCCGCCGGCGTTCAGCCCGCCGCCGAAAAGCAAGAAGCCCGAGCCGCGCCGGTCGACGAGCACCGCGCAGCCCACCGACACGGACCAGCCGGACGAGACCGAACCGGTCGACGAGCCGACCCAGGCGCAGCAGGACGAGCCGAACCCGCTCGCCGAGGCCTTCCCGCCGGCGTTCTGGGCGACCCTGGCGCTGCTCGCGCTGGTGCTGCTGGCCCTGGCGGTCGCCGCCGCCCGGCGGCTGGGCACCCCGGTCGCCGAGCCGCTGCCGTCCCGGGTCCCGGCCAACGAGACCATGCTCGGCCACGCCCAGCTCTACCAGCGGGCCCGCGCCCGCACCGCGTCGCTGGACGTGCTGCGCGCGGCGGCCCGGCGGCGCCTCACCGAGCATCTCGGCCTGCCGCCGGACGCCACCATCACCGACATCGCCGAGCACGCCGGCTACGAGACGGACGACGTCCGGGAGATCCTCGCCGGGGTCCACCCGGACGATGACGACGAGCTGATCGCCGCCGCGATCGCCGTGCAGGACCTGGTACGCGAGATCACCGGATTTGAAGGAGACCAGCCGTGA
- a CDS encoding DUF4129 domain-containing protein produces the protein MIRDYDEFLGRLFDRVSAPTVLLILIALTSLIALLWYFFPRWIPRRMPRLRALRRPRFRLPRWRLPRWKLPKWQLPRWRRRRKEKPKVKAKPAPAVAEPVDEEAEAPAPAPVGGLSLADRLAAEGRYAEAIRERLRETVTDLTRAGVITPQPGTTALELTTAAAGNRPVIGPPLGGATEIFSEIWYGRRDARRDHDDRMRALTAEVRAALTSPPGGQR, from the coding sequence ATGATCCGGGACTACGACGAGTTCCTCGGGCGGCTGTTCGACCGGGTGTCGGCACCCACCGTGCTGCTCATCCTGATCGCACTGACCAGCCTGATCGCCCTGCTGTGGTATTTCTTCCCGCGCTGGATCCCGCGGCGGATGCCCCGCCTGCGCGCCCTCCGGCGCCCCCGCTTCCGGCTGCCGAGATGGCGGCTGCCGAGATGGAAACTGCCCAAGTGGCAGCTGCCCAGGTGGCGCCGGCGCCGCAAGGAGAAACCGAAGGTCAAGGCGAAACCGGCGCCGGCGGTCGCCGAGCCGGTCGACGAGGAGGCCGAGGCGCCCGCCCCGGCCCCGGTCGGCGGCCTGTCGCTGGCCGACCGGCTGGCGGCCGAGGGGCGCTACGCCGAGGCGATCCGGGAGCGGCTGCGGGAGACCGTCACCGACCTGACCCGGGCCGGGGTGATCACTCCGCAGCCGGGCACCACCGCGCTGGAGCTGACCACGGCCGCGGCCGGCAACCGGCCGGTGATCGGGCCGCCGCTCGGCGGCGCCACCGAGATCTTCTCGGAGATCTGGTACGGCCGCCGCGACGCGCGCCGTGACCACGACGACCGGATGCGTGCGCTGACCGCCGAGGTCCGCGCCGCCCTCACCTCACCGCCGGGAGGGCAGCGATGA
- a CDS encoding tetratricopeptide repeat protein, which yields MINEPVPPGDRADWLAGQGRVDEAAAVLRQWFRDSADIEPLRQLDALLEEHGRLHETEPDWRAAVAAGLPRARIGLAHLLEDLGRLDEALAEWQALVRDGDRTARRSVGEMLRKLGRLDEAIANHRAMVADGDAAAGSALARMYRQANRPEEAIRAYRAAIAEGGARRWPLGELYDKLGRPDEAITAYRDALVAGEDTARPRLFRSLAAAGRFAEATEVIQASGRGPYLQLGWLLAEQRRFDDLDAEAIRLTERDNLLGLAHLITGAQRNPNYHDDCPPDCQARAKAVPDLPE from the coding sequence ATGATCAACGAGCCGGTGCCGCCGGGCGACCGCGCCGACTGGCTGGCCGGCCAGGGGCGGGTGGACGAGGCCGCCGCCGTCCTGCGGCAGTGGTTCCGCGACAGCGCGGACATCGAGCCGCTGCGTCAGCTGGACGCCCTGCTGGAGGAGCACGGACGCCTGCACGAGACGGAGCCGGACTGGCGGGCGGCCGTCGCGGCCGGCCTGCCCCGCGCCCGCATCGGTCTGGCCCACCTGCTGGAGGATCTCGGCCGGCTCGACGAGGCCCTCGCCGAGTGGCAGGCCCTGGTCCGGGACGGCGACCGGACCGCCCGGCGCTCGGTCGGCGAGATGCTGCGCAAGCTGGGCCGGCTGGACGAGGCGATCGCCAACCACCGGGCGATGGTCGCGGACGGCGACGCGGCCGCCGGGAGCGCTCTGGCCCGGATGTACCGCCAGGCGAACCGGCCGGAGGAGGCGATCCGCGCCTACCGCGCCGCGATCGCCGAGGGCGGCGCGCGGCGCTGGCCGCTGGGCGAGCTCTACGACAAGCTGGGCCGGCCGGACGAGGCGATCACGGCCTACCGGGATGCGCTGGTGGCTGGGGAGGACACCGCCCGCCCTCGGCTCTTCCGGTCGCTGGCGGCGGCGGGCCGGTTCGCCGAGGCGACCGAGGTGATCCAGGCCTCCGGTCGCGGCCCCTACCTCCAGCTCGGCTGGCTGCTCGCCGAGCAGCGGCGCTTCGACGACCTGGACGCCGAAGCGATCCGCCTGACGGAACGCGACAACCTGCTCGGCCTGGCCCACCTGATCACCGGCGCCCAGCGCAACCCGAACTACCACGACGACTGCCCGCCCGACTGCCAGGCCCGCGCCAAGGCCGTCCCCGACCTGCCGGAATGA
- a CDS encoding MMPL family transporter, with amino-acid sequence MRFLARPRVRLWTVLALWLTAVVALWPAAQRMADRETGTATIELPGGADSTRVRAVLDADGGDHDDSAVLVLARAGGLTGADRDWLAGVRRELGRTPYRAGAIVAAADGTAALLPVAHPDAEHLVPAVRAAAARPPAGATAQVTGPAALDMDADDVEAGTDATLLIGTLLVVVALLLLTYRSPVLWLLPLLAVGTALVVAQALVSWFGAVGGEYSGLTGKILTVLVFGVGTDYALLLVARYREELVRDADRYRAMGRALRRTAGTVAAAAGTVIGGVLCLLLTAVPETRALGPTLALAVAATALVMLTVLPALLVLCGRWIFWPRIPRPGAAAPATPLWDRISGAVAARPVRAAVVSALLLLSLGQGVGALRWGLDPIEQFRTPPESVTGLRTVAAHFPTEHLDPLVMLAEPAVAERARAVLAGQPGVRAVEHTGDRPGWTVFEVRVAALPFSRAAQDTVAQLRRALTASVGAGALLGGPAAETLDSGTAAERDLLRAGTAILAVIAVVLCGLLRRVRLAAALLAAVLLTAVAAAGVTVAAGRYAFGFAGLDARIPLFALVFVLAVGVDYSIFVLSRYREEARTHDPVTAMRRATGATGGVVTSAGVVLAATFLVLAALPLVALTQLGLAVATGILLDTFVVRTVLMPALVILLSRRTGPGAIISGWRSSSTRRTEPARSASA; translated from the coding sequence ATGAGATTCCTGGCGAGACCACGGGTACGACTCTGGACGGTGCTGGCGCTCTGGCTGACGGCGGTGGTGGCGCTGTGGCCGGCCGCCCAGCGGATGGCCGACCGGGAGACCGGCACGGCGACCATCGAGCTGCCGGGCGGCGCGGACAGCACCCGGGTCCGGGCGGTGCTCGACGCGGACGGCGGGGACCACGACGACAGCGCGGTGCTGGTCCTCGCCCGGGCCGGCGGGCTGACCGGGGCGGACCGGGACTGGCTGGCGGGGGTGCGGCGGGAGCTGGGGCGCACGCCGTACCGGGCCGGTGCGATCGTCGCGGCGGCCGACGGGACGGCCGCGCTGCTGCCGGTCGCCCACCCCGACGCGGAACACCTGGTGCCGGCGGTCCGGGCGGCGGCGGCCAGGCCACCGGCCGGCGCGACTGCGCAGGTCACCGGCCCGGCCGCGCTGGACATGGACGCCGACGACGTGGAGGCCGGGACGGACGCCACGCTGCTGATCGGCACCCTGCTCGTGGTGGTGGCGCTGCTGCTGCTCACCTACCGCAGCCCGGTGCTGTGGCTGCTCCCGCTGCTCGCCGTCGGCACCGCGCTGGTCGTGGCGCAGGCGCTGGTCAGCTGGTTCGGCGCGGTGGGCGGCGAGTACTCCGGGCTGACCGGCAAGATCCTCACGGTGCTGGTCTTCGGGGTCGGCACCGACTACGCCCTGCTGCTGGTCGCCCGGTACCGGGAGGAGCTGGTCCGGGACGCCGACCGGTACCGCGCGATGGGCCGGGCCCTGCGCCGCACCGCCGGCACCGTGGCGGCGGCCGCCGGAACGGTGATCGGCGGCGTCCTGTGCCTGCTGCTGACCGCGGTGCCGGAGACCCGTGCCCTCGGACCCACCCTGGCCCTGGCCGTCGCGGCGACCGCGCTGGTCATGCTCACCGTCCTGCCGGCGCTGCTGGTCCTCTGCGGACGCTGGATCTTCTGGCCACGCATCCCGCGCCCGGGCGCCGCCGCGCCGGCCACCCCGCTCTGGGACCGGATCTCCGGCGCGGTCGCCGCCCGGCCGGTCCGGGCCGCCGTGGTCAGCGCGCTGCTGCTGCTCAGCCTCGGCCAGGGGGTCGGCGCGCTGCGCTGGGGCCTGGACCCGATCGAGCAGTTCCGCACCCCGCCGGAGTCGGTCACCGGGCTGCGCACGGTGGCCGCGCACTTTCCCACCGAGCACCTGGACCCCTTGGTCATGCTCGCCGAACCGGCCGTCGCGGAGCGGGCCCGCGCCGTCCTGGCCGGCCAGCCCGGGGTGCGGGCCGTCGAGCACACCGGTGACCGGCCCGGCTGGACGGTCTTCGAGGTACGGGTGGCCGCGTTGCCGTTCAGCCGCGCCGCCCAGGACACCGTGGCCCAGCTGCGCCGGGCGCTCACCGCGAGCGTCGGCGCCGGCGCCCTGCTCGGCGGCCCGGCCGCCGAGACCCTGGACAGCGGGACGGCCGCCGAACGGGACCTGCTCCGGGCCGGCACCGCGATCCTGGCAGTGATCGCGGTGGTGCTGTGCGGGCTGCTGCGCCGCGTCCGGCTGGCCGCCGCGCTGCTGGCCGCCGTGCTGCTCACCGCGGTCGCGGCGGCCGGCGTCACGGTCGCGGCCGGCCGGTACGCGTTCGGCTTCGCCGGCCTGGACGCCCGCATCCCGCTGTTCGCGCTGGTCTTCGTCCTCGCCGTCGGCGTCGACTACAGCATCTTCGTGCTCAGCCGCTACCGCGAGGAGGCCCGGACGCACGACCCGGTGACCGCGATGCGCCGGGCGACCGGCGCCACCGGCGGCGTGGTGACCAGCGCCGGGGTGGTGCTCGCCGCGACCTTCCTGGTGCTGGCCGCGCTGCCGCTGGTCGCCCTCACCCAGCTCGGCCTGGCCGTGGCGACCGGCATCCTGCTGGACACCTTCGTGGTCCGCACGGTGCTGATGCCGGCCCTGGTGATCCTGCTCAGCCGCCGCACCGGTCCCGGTGCCATCATCTCCGGATGGAGATCGTCCTCGACCCGCCGCACGGAGCCGGCCCGGTCCGCCTCGGCATGA
- a CDS encoding response regulator, giving the protein MTVPIRVLVVDDEELVRTGMRLILESQDDFVVVDEAGDGRAAADLAGRHGPDVVLMDVRMPVLDGVAATAEVLRRSPATKVIILTTFDLDEYVFDSLRAGASGFLLKDAPRGDLIRAVREVAAGRSLLSPAATHRLVTEFVRTAGRGRRPAVPPGLGGLSARERQVLELVARGLSNAEIAGTLVVSENTVKTHVGALLAKLGLRDRVQAVVFAYQHGVVPAEESEDRSAG; this is encoded by the coding sequence CTGACCGTGCCGATCCGGGTGCTCGTGGTCGACGACGAGGAGCTGGTCCGTACCGGGATGCGGTTGATCCTCGAGTCGCAGGACGACTTCGTGGTGGTCGACGAGGCCGGTGACGGCCGGGCGGCGGCCGACCTGGCCGGGCGGCACGGCCCGGACGTGGTGCTGATGGACGTCCGGATGCCGGTGCTGGACGGGGTCGCCGCCACCGCCGAGGTGCTGCGCCGGTCACCGGCCACCAAGGTGATCATCCTGACCACGTTCGACCTGGACGAGTACGTCTTCGACAGCCTCCGGGCCGGGGCCAGCGGGTTCCTGCTCAAGGACGCGCCGCGCGGCGACCTGATCCGGGCGGTGCGCGAGGTGGCGGCCGGCCGGTCGCTGCTCTCCCCGGCGGCCACCCATCGGCTGGTCACCGAGTTCGTCCGGACCGCCGGGCGCGGCCGGCGGCCCGCCGTGCCGCCCGGGCTGGGCGGGCTCAGCGCCCGCGAACGGCAGGTCCTGGAGCTGGTGGCCCGCGGGCTGAGCAACGCCGAGATCGCCGGCACCCTGGTGGTCAGCGAGAACACCGTGAAGACGCACGTCGGCGCGCTGCTGGCCAAGCTCGGGCTGCGCGACCGGGTGCAGGCCGTGGTCTTCGCCTACCAGCACGGGGTAGTCCCCGCGGAGGAGTCCGAAGACCGTTCCGCCGGGTGA